The Zobellia alginiliquefaciens genome contains a region encoding:
- a CDS encoding chloride channel protein, which produces MPTKLKRLSTKFLKWRYKNISNKTFTQLMSVLVGLLAGLVSVTLKNIVYFIEVSLEKGILISNNGLYFILPIIGLTLVYLYVKFIHKEQLQHAVSSILFSLSKKKGVIKPKHIYTQLITAPLTIGFGGSTGLLGPAVASGAAISSNLGRFFHINAKTRSLLIACASAGAISSIFQSPIAAIIFAVEVFSLDFTMLSMLPLLLASISGVLTSYFFLGNEVLFNFTLTQNFEVKDTFFYIILGIGTAFASIYFTRMYFGIQKLFSRLKTPKYKLLVGGVAIGIMLYFIPPLYGEGFSFINDLLHGDHIKALGKTPFDKFTQNIWVVIALLIGITIFKAVAMTTTLAAGGAGGIFIPTMVMGSALGNVMAKIVNHSGLGFSVSESNFTLIGMAGLISGVLHAPLTAIFLIAEITGGYELFVPLMITASISYLITKNAIDYTIYTRELAKNGDLLTHNKDQSVLTLMKLDDVIETDFKTVNPDMNLGDMLHKSVAKSARNIFPVVDKNQSLVGIVLLDDIREFMFDTSLYETTKVETFMHNAPEHIFYGKDSMQKVMEKFQNSGAWNLPVIKEGKYVGFVSKSKLLTAYRRELINFTR; this is translated from the coding sequence ATGCCCACTAAACTAAAAAGACTATCTACTAAATTCTTAAAGTGGCGATATAAAAATATCTCCAACAAGACCTTTACCCAGCTTATGAGTGTGTTGGTTGGTCTTTTGGCAGGTCTGGTATCCGTAACCTTAAAGAACATTGTGTACTTTATTGAAGTTTCGTTGGAAAAGGGAATTCTTATTTCCAACAACGGACTTTACTTTATTTTACCGATAATAGGTCTTACTCTGGTCTATCTATATGTAAAATTCATTCACAAAGAGCAGCTACAACATGCAGTCTCTTCTATTCTTTTTTCACTCTCTAAGAAGAAAGGAGTAATAAAACCAAAGCACATTTACACCCAACTTATTACCGCCCCATTAACCATTGGTTTTGGTGGTTCTACAGGATTGTTAGGTCCTGCTGTGGCTTCTGGAGCAGCCATAAGCTCCAACCTGGGGCGTTTCTTTCATATTAATGCCAAAACAAGGTCACTGCTAATTGCCTGTGCTTCTGCCGGAGCCATCTCATCTATATTTCAATCACCTATTGCAGCTATTATTTTTGCAGTTGAAGTTTTTAGTTTGGATTTTACCATGCTTTCCATGCTTCCACTTTTGTTGGCCTCTATTTCCGGTGTGCTTACTTCTTATTTCTTTTTAGGTAATGAAGTACTTTTTAACTTTACCCTGACCCAGAATTTTGAAGTAAAGGATACCTTCTTTTATATTATACTAGGTATAGGAACAGCTTTCGCTTCCATCTACTTTACCCGAATGTACTTTGGCATTCAAAAATTGTTTTCTCGTTTAAAAACTCCAAAATATAAACTACTGGTAGGTGGTGTTGCCATAGGTATTATGCTTTATTTCATTCCACCTTTGTACGGGGAAGGCTTTAGTTTTATAAATGACCTCCTGCATGGCGATCACATTAAGGCATTGGGCAAAACCCCGTTCGACAAATTCACCCAGAATATTTGGGTAGTTATAGCATTACTAATCGGTATAACCATATTTAAAGCAGTGGCGATGACCACCACATTAGCAGCCGGTGGTGCCGGAGGAATCTTTATTCCCACCATGGTCATGGGTAGTGCATTGGGCAATGTAATGGCTAAGATCGTGAACCATTCTGGACTAGGGTTTTCAGTTTCCGAGAGCAATTTTACGCTAATTGGTATGGCCGGTCTTATCTCCGGCGTGCTGCACGCCCCTTTGACAGCCATATTCCTTATTGCTGAAATAACAGGAGGTTACGAGTTGTTCGTACCCTTAATGATTACAGCTTCCATTTCATATCTTATAACAAAGAATGCCATTGATTATACTATATACACACGAGAGCTAGCCAAAAACGGAGACCTACTAACTCACAATAAAGACCAATCGGTATTAACATTGATGAAATTAGACGATGTAATTGAAACGGATTTTAAAACCGTAAACCCGGATATGAATTTAGGAGACATGCTACATAAGTCCGTTGCTAAGTCCGCTAGAAATATTTTTCCCGTTGTCGATAAGAATCAGTCTTTAGTAGGTATTGTTCTTTTGGACGACATTAGAGAATTTATGTTTGATACTTCGCTCTACGAAACCACAAAAGTGGAAACCTTTATGCACAACGCCCCAGAGCATATTTTTTATGGGAAGGACAGCATGCAAAAAGTAATGGAAAAATTTCAAAATAGTGGTGCTTGGAACCTACCGGTCATCAAAGAAGGAAAATACGTTGGTTTTGTATCAAAATCCAAACTCTTGACCGCCTACCGAAGAGAACTCATTAATTTTACCAGATAA
- a CDS encoding cold-shock protein translates to MTGTVKFFNESKGFGFITNDDTGKDIFVHATALNGTILNEGDKVEYAEEEGRKGIVAAQVQVVG, encoded by the coding sequence ATGACTGGCACAGTAAAATTTTTCAATGAATCCAAGGGATTTGGGTTTATTACAAACGATGACACAGGAAAGGACATTTTTGTACACGCAACGGCGCTAAACGGTACAATTCTTAATGAGGGTGACAAAGTAGAATATGCAGAAGAAGAAGGCCGTAAAGGCATTGTAGCCGCACAGGTTCAGGTTGTAGGCTAA